A window of the Myxococcales bacterium genome harbors these coding sequences:
- a CDS encoding bifunctional YncE family protein/alkaline phosphatase family protein, producing the protein MKNGWVIAGLLCCLGLFALACEPSASDSSHQRRDAAADEKALPEPTAEAYFRPGPIDDERYVLPNGRMIWPAGLGTIIDRFPVDLAVSPDGQTLVAASAGIERVRLIDTATMTPFQSLDVLQLFSGAVWNAAGDRFWIGGGGSHVVFEYSYTGGVAAEVRQIPVLNYPSGLALSPDESELYVACLHGKRLAVVDLLAGEEVDSIPTHLYSLDVKISADGKLAYVSSVGRGMVTVVNLQTRQPVADIEVGDNPEGIAISTDDAMLYVANSDSDTVSVVDLDAQEVTATWKIYDESTTSLGASPVAVAVDRAGERVYVACTGTNEITVFNAANGQVLGRIPGGWYVTQLRLDEDRGFLYYTSGKGYGSYGLGLYSNWRSTVHQVAIPTTEELAEYTDHQDQALNWANSFYDTVDLESPIPTAWGTPSEQIKHVIFILKENKTYDQIFGDLEGTERDPSNLNFGWDVTPNHHTLAQTFAVCDNLFVEGDTSVLGHLWGTFGLLNDHAEKRFAVGDDYPLPDIDPSTRPPNGTIFKRLLEAGIEFRSYGQVIGFMEDFDRYAPYIDMKYGFWNQGVSDEVKADEIIREWELGIFPPFIYISLPNDHSYGSRSGAPTARFQLGDNDAGLGKLIDWLSHSEHWADTAVFVTEDDPQSGADHIDPHRTVALVISSWVKRGHVSSVLYSMSSLWHTMELILGLPQPGSKYTKYSAPLYDCFDTTADLTTYTALPNPIPYEENPKGLPFQDYCDAANFEVPDQVGRMGEVLWALTRPNDPFPYDQSLSGEGEGDEDDVKEYLEGVEKARAWAAAHGVEFDTLPRRK; encoded by the coding sequence ATGAAAAACGGATGGGTGATCGCCGGGCTGCTGTGTTGCCTCGGCCTGTTCGCGCTGGCCTGCGAACCGTCGGCCAGCGATTCGTCGCACCAGCGGCGCGATGCCGCCGCGGATGAAAAAGCGCTGCCGGAACCGACCGCCGAAGCCTACTTCCGCCCGGGGCCGATCGACGACGAGCGGTACGTGCTGCCCAACGGCCGGATGATCTGGCCCGCCGGCCTGGGAACGATCATCGACCGCTTCCCCGTCGACCTCGCGGTGAGCCCCGACGGCCAGACGCTGGTCGCCGCATCGGCCGGCATCGAACGCGTCCGGTTGATCGACACGGCGACGATGACGCCGTTCCAGAGTCTCGACGTTCTGCAACTCTTCAGCGGCGCGGTCTGGAACGCGGCCGGCGACCGGTTCTGGATCGGCGGCGGCGGCAGCCACGTGGTGTTCGAATATTCCTACACGGGCGGCGTGGCGGCCGAGGTTCGCCAAATACCCGTTCTGAACTACCCGTCCGGCCTGGCGCTCTCGCCCGACGAATCCGAACTGTACGTGGCGTGCCTGCACGGCAAGCGGTTGGCCGTGGTCGACCTGCTCGCCGGCGAGGAAGTCGATTCCATCCCCACCCATTTGTACAGCCTCGACGTAAAAATCTCCGCCGACGGCAAACTGGCTTACGTCTCGAGCGTCGGCCGCGGCATGGTGACGGTCGTCAACCTGCAGACCCGCCAACCGGTCGCCGACATCGAGGTGGGCGACAACCCCGAAGGCATTGCGATCTCGACCGACGACGCCATGCTGTACGTGGCCAACTCCGACAGCGACACGGTCAGCGTCGTCGATCTCGACGCGCAGGAAGTGACCGCGACCTGGAAAATCTACGACGAGTCGACCACCAGCCTGGGCGCCAGCCCGGTCGCCGTCGCCGTCGACCGCGCGGGCGAGCGCGTCTACGTGGCTTGCACGGGCACCAACGAAATCACCGTGTTCAACGCCGCGAACGGCCAGGTGCTCGGGCGCATCCCGGGCGGTTGGTACGTCACGCAATTGCGGCTCGACGAGGACCGCGGGTTCCTCTATTACACCAGCGGCAAGGGCTACGGTTCCTACGGGCTGGGGCTGTACAGCAACTGGCGGTCGACCGTGCACCAAGTGGCCATTCCCACCACCGAGGAGTTGGCCGAGTACACCGACCACCAGGACCAGGCGCTGAACTGGGCCAATTCATTCTACGATACGGTCGATCTCGAATCGCCGATCCCCACCGCATGGGGCACGCCCAGCGAGCAGATCAAGCACGTCATTTTCATCCTGAAGGAAAACAAGACCTACGATCAGATTTTCGGCGACCTCGAAGGCACCGAACGCGATCCGAGCAACCTCAACTTCGGCTGGGACGTGACGCCCAACCACCACACCCTGGCTCAGACCTTCGCGGTTTGCGACAACCTGTTCGTCGAGGGCGACACCAGCGTGCTCGGGCACTTGTGGGGCACCTTCGGGCTGCTCAACGATCACGCCGAAAAACGTTTCGCCGTCGGCGACGACTACCCGCTGCCCGACATCGATCCGTCGACCCGGCCGCCGAACGGCACGATCTTCAAGCGGCTGCTCGAAGCGGGCATCGAGTTCCGCTCCTACGGGCAGGTCATCGGGTTCATGGAGGACTTCGACCGCTACGCGCCCTACATCGACATGAAGTACGGCTTCTGGAACCAGGGCGTCTCGGACGAGGTCAAGGCCGACGAGATCATCCGCGAGTGGGAACTGGGCATCTTCCCGCCCTTCATCTACATCAGCCTGCCCAACGATCACTCCTACGGTTCGCGAAGCGGCGCACCGACCGCCCGCTTCCAGTTGGGCGACAACGACGCCGGTCTCGGCAAGCTGATCGATTGGCTGTCGCACAGCGAACACTGGGCCGACACGGCGGTCTTCGTCACCGAGGACGACCCGCAGTCGGGCGCCGACCACATCGATCCGCACCGCACCGTCGCGCTGGTGATCAGCTCCTGGGTCAAGCGCGGCCACGTATCGAGCGTGCTGTATTCGATGTCCAGCCTGTGGCACACCATGGAACTGATCCTCGGCCTGCCGCAGCCCGGCAGCAAATACACCAAGTACTCCGCGCCGCTGTACGACTGTTTCGACACCACGGCGGATCTGACGACCTACACGGCGCTGCCCAACCCGATTCCGTACGAGGAAAACCCCAAGGGCCTGCCGTTCCAGGATTACTGCGACGCGGCGAATTTCGAGGTTCCCGATCAGGTCGGCCGCATGGGCGAGGTGCTCTGGGCGCTGACCCGCCCGAACGATCCGTTCCCCTACGACCAGTCGCTGTCGGGCGAGGGCGAGGGGGACGAGGACGACGTGAAGGAATATCTCGAGGGCGTCGAAAAAGCCCGCGCCTGGGCCGCCGCGCACGGCGTCGAATTCGACACCCTGCCGCGCCGGAAGTAG
- a CDS encoding PIG-L family deacetylase, which translates to MSQGPVLILVAHADDTEFFAGGTVARFVAEGREVYEVIATNNERGSFELDRETLIADSRDREAREAARILGKKEIFFLGYPDGFLGDTPLNEIREKFMRFIRRLKPTTVMTFDPWAPFEPHPDHRAVAFAAMEAAGFCHLPLYHPEHRQEGLAPHLVPELYYFAKRPANANRVVDITPYIEKKIDALCAHDSQMKMTLDDIRLSLQATGADPGLFTMLDRDNYRPVLEMFTRGWAQKVGATKGYEYGEEFRVEGAMDLIREIMG; encoded by the coding sequence ATGTCGCAGGGTCCCGTCCTGATTTTGGTCGCCCATGCCGACGACACCGAATTTTTCGCCGGCGGCACCGTCGCCCGGTTCGTCGCCGAAGGCCGCGAGGTTTACGAGGTCATCGCCACCAACAATGAACGCGGCAGTTTCGAACTGGACCGCGAGACTTTGATCGCCGACAGCCGCGACCGCGAGGCCCGCGAGGCCGCCCGGATTCTCGGCAAGAAGGAAATTTTCTTCCTCGGCTATCCCGACGGCTTCCTGGGTGATACGCCGCTCAACGAAATCCGCGAAAAATTCATGCGGTTCATCCGCCGCCTGAAGCCGACCACCGTGATGACCTTCGACCCGTGGGCGCCGTTCGAACCGCACCCGGACCACCGCGCCGTGGCGTTCGCCGCGATGGAGGCGGCGGGCTTCTGCCATCTGCCGCTGTATCATCCCGAGCACCGGCAGGAAGGCCTGGCGCCGCATTTGGTGCCCGAGCTCTATTATTTCGCCAAGCGTCCGGCCAACGCGAACCGGGTCGTCGACATCACGCCCTACATCGAGAAGAAAATCGACGCCCTTTGCGCCCACGACAGCCAGATGAAGATGACCCTCGACGACATCCGCCTTTCGCTGCAAGCCACCGGCGCCGATCCGGGCCTGTTCACCATGCTCGACCGCGACAACTACCGGCCGGTGCTGGAAATGTTCACCCGCGGCTGGGCACAAAAGGTCGGCGCGACGAAAGGCTACGAATACGGCGAGGAATTCCGCGTCGAAGGGGCGATGGATCTGATCCGCGAGATCATGGGGTGA
- a CDS encoding transketolase family protein, producing the protein MIVHGEKPTRAGYGEALLALGGNDANIVVFDADLAKSTTTNWFAERFPNRFFDAGIAEQNMLGMAAGISLMGKIPFVSTYGVFVAGRAWDQIRTTICYSRLNVKIGGMHGGVSVGPDGATHQALEDIASMRVLPNMTVLSPCDFHEAFRATLAAADHDGPVYLRFGRENVPIITEPADPFEIGRAIVRRAGRDVALLATGHLVYHAMLAAEELAAAGVEATVLNVHTIKPLDREAVLDAARSCGCVVTCEEHQIAGGLGGAVAELLAAEAPTPMRFIGIADRFGQSGRPEELFAAFGLTAGHIAAAAREAMRAAGK; encoded by the coding sequence ATGATCGTCCACGGCGAAAAACCGACCCGCGCCGGGTACGGCGAGGCGCTGCTGGCGCTGGGTGGCAACGACGCGAACATCGTCGTGTTCGACGCGGATCTGGCCAAATCGACCACCACCAACTGGTTCGCCGAACGCTTCCCGAACCGCTTTTTCGACGCCGGCATCGCCGAACAGAACATGCTCGGCATGGCGGCGGGCATCAGCCTGATGGGCAAAATCCCCTTCGTGTCCACCTACGGCGTGTTCGTCGCCGGGCGCGCCTGGGACCAGATCCGCACCACGATCTGCTACTCGCGCCTGAACGTGAAAATCGGCGGCATGCACGGCGGCGTTTCCGTGGGGCCCGACGGGGCGACGCACCAGGCGCTCGAGGACATCGCGTCGATGCGCGTGTTGCCGAACATGACAGTGCTTTCGCCCTGCGATTTCCACGAGGCCTTTCGCGCCACGCTGGCCGCGGCGGATCACGACGGGCCGGTCTATCTGCGCTTCGGGCGCGAAAACGTGCCGATCATCACCGAGCCGGCCGACCCGTTCGAGATCGGCCGGGCGATCGTGCGGCGCGCGGGCCGGGACGTGGCGCTGCTGGCCACGGGCCACCTGGTGTATCACGCTATGCTAGCCGCAGAGGAACTGGCCGCGGCGGGCGTCGAGGCGACGGTGCTCAACGTGCACACCATCAAGCCGCTCGACCGCGAGGCCGTGCTGGACGCGGCGCGTTCCTGCGGCTGCGTGGTGACCTGCGAGGAGCACCAGATCGCCGGCGGCCTGGGCGGCGCGGTGGCCGAACTGCTGGCGGCCGAGGCGCCGACGCCGATGCGGTTTATCGGCATCGCCGACCGTTTCGGCCAGTCGGGGCGGCCCGAGGAACTGTTTGCGGCCTTCGGATTGACCGCCGGTCATATCGCGGCCGCTGCCCGCGAGGCGATGCGGGCCGCGGGAAAATAA
- a CDS encoding transketolase, which produces MFHRPDQPQLERIARQIRRDIIEMIHAAGSGHPGGSLSAADFVTALYFYKLKHDPSRPDWPERDRVIFSKGHVAPVLYAALARCGYFPVEDLATLRRLGSHLQGHPSIETPGVEVGTGSLGQGLSVAVGMALAAKLDNRSNLFYVVNGDGELQEGQIWEAYMAAGHYRLDNVMSIIDRNRLQIDGWVEDVMGIEPLVNKLRAFRWHVVEIDGHDMEALMLALDNFPRCDGKPTALIARTVKGKGVSFMENQAGWHGKAPNDEETARALFELADPEEHP; this is translated from the coding sequence ATGTTCCACCGTCCCGACCAACCCCAACTGGAAAGGATCGCCCGGCAAATCCGCCGGGATATCATCGAAATGATCCATGCCGCGGGGTCCGGTCATCCCGGTGGGAGCCTGTCGGCGGCGGACTTCGTCACCGCCCTTTATTTTTACAAACTTAAGCACGATCCTTCCCGGCCCGATTGGCCGGAACGCGATCGCGTCATCTTTTCCAAGGGCCACGTCGCCCCGGTCCTGTACGCCGCCCTGGCGCGGTGCGGCTATTTCCCCGTCGAGGATCTGGCCACGCTGCGCCGGCTCGGTTCCCACCTGCAAGGCCACCCCTCTATCGAAACCCCCGGGGTGGAAGTCGGCACCGGCAGCCTCGGGCAAGGCCTTTCGGTGGCGGTGGGCATGGCGCTGGCGGCCAAGCTCGACAACCGGTCCAACCTCTTTTACGTCGTCAACGGCGACGGCGAGCTGCAGGAAGGGCAAATCTGGGAAGCATACATGGCGGCGGGCCATTATCGCCTGGACAACGTGATGTCGATCATCGACCGCAACCGCCTGCAGATCGACGGCTGGGTCGAGGACGTGATGGGCATCGAGCCGCTGGTCAACAAGCTGCGGGCCTTTCGCTGGCACGTCGTGGAAATCGACGGCCATGACATGGAAGCGCTGATGCTCGCCCTCGACAATTTTCCGCGCTGCGACGGCAAACCCACGGCCCTGATCGCCCGCACCGTGAAGGGCAAGGGCGTGTCGTTCATGGAAAACCAGGCCGGCTGGCACGGCAAGGCGCCCAACGACGAGGAAACGGCCCGGGCCCTGTTCGAATTGGCCGACCCGGAGGAACACCCATGA
- a CDS encoding tetratricopeptide repeat protein → MDPELRRLYLQDLEELEEEIRQFGPSIDLLLEKAEILDFLSRYEEAQRVLAEAKAIDPESPEVWNSIGVVLKNLGNYEEAFEALMTSQRLSPNSTITLKNIGDVLFFMYRDDEARLWYERALKRDKNDPWALTGKGQILVNNENYQTALELFDRALAVEPEYAWALSGRGMALLGLGRFEEALDVFEMAIQIDPEWDHPHCGKAEALHRLGLLKEAEQEYRTALRLDELDPLKWQDLGNVLLDMGRYRDCLRAFRRAANLDEYLVRAHSGMAHALDMLGRGDEALIEYDKAIELDNEDPSIWNNRAVLLAETLSRPEAALESYEKALQVDPEYHLARFNRAQLYSRMNRRAEAKADLEQVVAVLRGEGQEAIPELRPEDLEWLENYLQEPDE, encoded by the coding sequence ATGGATCCGGAACTTCGCCGATTGTACCTGCAGGACCTGGAAGAGCTGGAAGAGGAAATCCGGCAATTCGGCCCGTCGATCGACTTGCTGCTCGAAAAAGCCGAAATCCTCGATTTTTTAAGCCGGTATGAAGAGGCCCAGCGCGTGTTGGCCGAAGCCAAGGCCATCGACCCGGAAAGCCCCGAGGTCTGGAACAGCATCGGCGTGGTGCTCAAGAACCTGGGCAACTACGAGGAAGCGTTCGAGGCGCTGATGACCAGCCAGCGCCTGAGCCCCAACAGCACGATTACGCTCAAGAATATCGGCGATGTGCTGTTCTTCATGTACCGCGACGACGAGGCCCGCCTCTGGTACGAACGGGCGCTCAAACGCGACAAAAACGATCCGTGGGCGCTGACCGGCAAAGGGCAGATTCTGGTCAACAACGAAAACTACCAGACCGCGCTCGAATTGTTCGACCGCGCCCTGGCCGTCGAGCCGGAATACGCCTGGGCGCTCAGCGGCCGGGGCATGGCGCTGCTCGGCCTCGGGCGGTTCGAGGAAGCCCTCGACGTGTTCGAGATGGCGATCCAGATCGATCCCGAATGGGATCATCCGCATTGCGGCAAGGCCGAGGCGTTGCACCGGCTGGGCCTGCTCAAGGAAGCCGAGCAGGAATACCGGACAGCGCTGCGGCTGGACGAACTGGATCCGCTCAAATGGCAGGATTTGGGCAACGTACTGCTCGACATGGGGCGTTACCGCGACTGCTTGCGGGCTTTTCGCCGGGCCGCTAATCTGGACGAGTACCTGGTGCGGGCGCACAGCGGGATGGCGCACGCGCTGGACATGCTGGGCCGCGGCGACGAGGCGCTGATCGAATACGACAAGGCGATCGAACTGGACAACGAGGATCCGTCCATCTGGAACAATCGCGCGGTGCTGCTCGCCGAAACCCTGTCGCGCCCGGAAGCGGCGCTGGAAAGTTACGAAAAGGCCCTGCAGGTCGATCCGGAATATCACCTGGCGCGGTTCAACCGGGCGCAGCTTTACAGCCGCATGAACCGTCGCGCCGAGGCCAAAGCCGACCTGGAACAAGTGGTGGCGGTGCTGCGCGGTGAAGGCCAGGAGGCGATTCCCGAGCTGCGGCCCGAGGATCTGGAATGGTTGGAAAACTACTTGCAGGAACCGGATGAGTAA
- a CDS encoding CAP domain-containing protein, protein MSNRHNTFSAPRRRFSSKTLLYFLPGLLLVFLVANICLETGCQSSSLPAFVETAVYNNSTRILPLSKEEIELVGTVQAWSAQAGRAAPELDGGLTYVARSVVEELRHRGPNLLSEFNNTLVQEKMVKYGVSDSAFRTQVAMSFRLSDWETQSADALRTELATGRYTHFGISVVWNWWPPGYYIMLILSRRPVALDPFPKKAAEFDRVELSGTLLEGLKKPTAFVSPPQGTVVENLLDIHPDGSFRTHIFFNNGPGIYRVEISGEGSMGPEIVALMPVEVGNVKDVESAPIEVPIEENEEKAKILVFSLINRERKAAGLNELKMEPALGKIAQSHADEMQRLKYAAHRSPTTGMAADRANAAGIPWLRIGENVAVNQSALQAHQSLMESPAHRANVLDPAFEYIGLGIVFDDDNHGNRQVYLVENYAKLQNR, encoded by the coding sequence ATGAGTAATCGCCACAATACATTTTCCGCGCCGCGCCGTCGCTTTTCCTCCAAAACACTATTGTATTTTTTACCGGGCTTGCTGCTCGTTTTTCTGGTCGCGAACATCTGCCTGGAAACGGGTTGCCAATCCTCGTCGCTGCCGGCCTTCGTGGAAACCGCCGTTTACAACAACTCGACCCGGATTCTGCCGCTCAGCAAGGAAGAAATCGAACTGGTCGGTACGGTCCAGGCCTGGTCCGCCCAGGCCGGCCGCGCCGCGCCGGAACTGGACGGCGGCCTGACCTACGTGGCGCGCAGCGTGGTCGAGGAATTGCGCCACCGGGGTCCCAACCTGCTTTCGGAATTCAACAACACCCTGGTGCAGGAAAAGATGGTCAAGTACGGCGTTTCCGACAGCGCCTTCCGCACCCAGGTCGCGATGTCCTTTCGCCTGTCGGATTGGGAAACGCAGTCGGCCGACGCCTTGCGCACCGAATTGGCCACGGGCCGTTACACTCATTTCGGTATCAGCGTCGTCTGGAACTGGTGGCCGCCGGGCTACTACATCATGCTGATTCTGTCGCGGCGGCCGGTGGCGCTGGACCCGTTTCCGAAAAAGGCGGCCGAATTCGACCGGGTGGAGCTTTCCGGCACCCTGCTGGAGGGGCTGAAAAAACCGACGGCCTTCGTCAGCCCGCCGCAGGGCACGGTAGTGGAAAACCTGCTGGACATCCATCCCGACGGATCCTTTCGGACCCACATTTTTTTCAACAACGGACCGGGCATCTACCGCGTCGAAATCTCGGGCGAGGGCTCCATGGGGCCGGAAATCGTGGCGTTGATGCCCGTGGAAGTCGGCAACGTCAAGGATGTCGAATCCGCGCCGATCGAGGTGCCGATCGAGGAAAACGAGGAAAAAGCCAAAATTTTGGTTTTCTCGTTGATCAACCGCGAACGGAAAGCGGCCGGTCTGAATGAATTGAAGATGGAGCCGGCTTTGGGAAAAATCGCCCAGAGCCACGCCGACGAGATGCAACGCCTCAAATACGCCGCGCATCGCAGCCCCACCACCGGCATGGCGGCCGATCGCGCCAACGCGGCGGGCATCCCCTGGCTGCGCATCGGTGAAAACGTGGCCGTCAATCAATCGGCCCTGCAGGCCCACCAAAGCCTGATGGAATCGCCGGCCCATCGCGCGAACGTGCTGGATCCGGCCTTCGAGTACATCGGGCTGGGCATCGTCTTCGACGACGACAACCACGGCAACCGGCAGGTCTATCTGGTCGAGAACTACGCCAAGCTGCAAAACCGCTAG
- a CDS encoding ABC transporter permease codes for MNAADFFTGLVAAGLLAGVPLFLAALGEIFAERSGVLNLGIEGMMLLAAMTGFHVALATGSPWLGLGAGGLAGIALAAIHAAGVVYCGGDPVVSGLALGFFGGGLAAVLGIDLVGRSGPVLPEYAVLGLSRLPLLGPALFRWNILVPLTVLLGLAGWLLLERSRFGLRSRAAGEAPEAARVLGVSVTGQRLAGTLIGGGFAGLAGASLSLAVTPGWVDNITGGQGWIAIGLVVFSRFKPWRAALGAFLFGALRRLLLDLQGIPSLPLFKNPNLGYFLAMIPYLLTIAVLVGEELSRRKRRLDGAPPCA; via the coding sequence ATGAACGCGGCGGATTTCTTCACGGGCCTCGTCGCCGCCGGTTTGCTGGCGGGCGTGCCGCTTTTCCTGGCGGCCCTGGGCGAAATCTTCGCCGAACGGTCCGGCGTGCTGAACCTGGGCATCGAAGGGATGATGCTGCTGGCGGCCATGACCGGATTTCACGTCGCCCTGGCTACCGGCTCGCCCTGGCTGGGCTTGGGGGCGGGCGGACTCGCCGGGATCGCGCTGGCGGCGATTCACGCGGCGGGCGTGGTTTACTGCGGCGGCGACCCGGTGGTGTCGGGGCTCGCGCTGGGCTTCTTCGGCGGCGGACTGGCCGCGGTACTCGGCATCGACCTGGTCGGCCGTTCCGGGCCGGTGCTGCCGGAATACGCCGTGCTGGGTTTGTCGCGGCTACCGCTGCTCGGGCCGGCGCTCTTCCGCTGGAACATTCTGGTGCCGCTGACGGTTTTGCTCGGCCTGGCGGGCTGGCTGCTGCTGGAGCGTTCGCGCTTCGGCCTGCGGTCGCGCGCGGCGGGCGAAGCGCCGGAAGCGGCGCGGGTGCTGGGGGTATCGGTCACGGGCCAGCGGCTGGCCGGCACGTTGATCGGCGGCGGGTTCGCGGGGCTGGCGGGCGCTTCGCTCAGTCTGGCGGTGACGCCGGGTTGGGTGGACAACATCACCGGCGGCCAGGGCTGGATCGCGATCGGCCTGGTCGTTTTTTCCCGTTTCAAGCCCTGGCGCGCGGCGCTCGGCGCGTTTCTCTTCGGCGCTTTGCGGCGCCTGCTGCTCGACCTGCAGGGCATCCCCTCGCTGCCGCTGTTCAAGAATCCGAACCTCGGCTACTTCCTGGCGATGATCCCTTACCTGCTGACGATCGCGGTGTTGGTGGGCGAGGAATTGTCGCGTCGCAAGCGGCGCCTCGACGGCGCGCCGCCCTGCGCCTAG
- a CDS encoding ABC transporter permease: MRLEIRPREKLTRAQDATLSGLAVGLALVIGGAVMAAAGLPPLAAYAAMLRAGFLGGAYALSDLAVKTIPLILCGIGCALAFRAGLWNVGAEGQLLLGAWAATGVASFWTPLALSAWLKLPLMMLAGLAAGALWAAVPAVLKIRYRVSEILSSLMLVYVAAQWNNYWIYSPWSDRGFQLTPLFPENAWLPRLSDFADRFPALAGLTVHLGLLPALLAVILLAALMKRSRWGAVWRAMGDNPAAARAAGLNPRFHVLVVLLISGAAAGLAGAVEVSGVVHRLQERFSPGFGFTAITVAWLARLNPWATVVVAVLFGGLLVGGKEIGGAGISQLLQGALLLVVILTEWFRRYEIRRREPAPDRPAGEAERS, from the coding sequence GTGCGTCTTGAGATCCGCCCCCGCGAAAAGTTGACGCGCGCCCAAGACGCGACCTTGAGCGGACTGGCCGTCGGGCTGGCGCTGGTCATCGGCGGCGCGGTGATGGCGGCGGCCGGCCTGCCGCCGCTCGCCGCCTACGCCGCGATGCTCCGGGCCGGGTTTCTCGGCGGCGCCTACGCGCTGTCGGACCTGGCGGTCAAAACCATTCCGCTGATTCTGTGCGGCATCGGCTGCGCCCTCGCCTTCCGCGCCGGCCTGTGGAACGTCGGCGCCGAAGGGCAGTTGCTGCTCGGGGCCTGGGCCGCGACGGGCGTCGCCTCGTTCTGGACGCCGCTCGCGCTGTCGGCCTGGCTCAAACTGCCGCTGATGATGCTGGCCGGTCTCGCGGCGGGCGCGCTCTGGGCGGCCGTTCCCGCCGTGCTCAAAATCCGCTACCGCGTCTCGGAAATCCTCAGCAGCCTGATGCTCGTCTACGTCGCCGCGCAATGGAACAACTACTGGATCTACTCGCCGTGGTCCGATCGCGGCTTTCAACTCACGCCGCTGTTTCCGGAAAACGCCTGGTTGCCGCGCCTGTCGGACTTCGCCGATCGTTTCCCCGCCCTGGCCGGGTTGACCGTGCACCTGGGGCTGTTGCCGGCGCTGCTGGCGGTGATCCTGCTGGCCGCCCTGATGAAGCGCAGCCGCTGGGGCGCCGTGTGGCGGGCGATGGGCGACAACCCGGCGGCGGCGCGGGCCGCGGGGTTGAACCCGCGGTTTCACGTTCTGGTGGTGCTGCTGATTTCCGGCGCGGCCGCCGGTCTGGCCGGCGCGGTGGAAGTGTCGGGCGTGGTGCACCGGCTGCAGGAGCGATTTTCGCCGGGCTTCGGCTTCACGGCGATCACCGTGGCCTGGCTGGCGCGGCTGAATCCGTGGGCGACGGTCGTCGTCGCGGTGCTGTTCGGCGGCCTGCTGGTCGGCGGCAAGGAAATCGGCGGCGCGGGCATCTCGCAACTGCTGCAAGGCGCCCTGCTGCTGGTGGTGATCCTGACCGAATGGTTCCGCCGCTATGAAATTCGGCGGCGCGAGCCGGCGCCGGATCGGCCGGCGGGCGAGGCGGAGCGCTCATGA